From Daucus carota subsp. sativus chromosome 6, DH1 v3.0, whole genome shotgun sequence:
CAAAATCTTTTACAAAATGAAATGCGTTAGGAATAGACTCCctgtattcacataaataacacCAACTAAAACATCTCACCTCAAGTTCTACTACTCTACGGATTTTGCACATAATCATGCGGATAACAAGTAGATATCATCTCAATGCATGATGAAAATTTAGCCTCAAGTCCGGTGGTGAACCATGGCTTTGAAATAATACGGCCATATATAACAGGGGATTAATTTGAAGGTTAGCGAGGACTCAAAGTTTTACTCTTTTGACTTGCgaaacaactttttttcaaTTCCAAAGCCGGGACTGTAACCTAGGTTGACCCCTTGTTTAGTTGTTTTTGTCCGTAATTAAATCTCTGATAGTAAAGTGATTGCAATCTGCATGCTGCGAAAACGAAGATGAGTTTAGGCGTATATGAAAGAAGTCAAAACTTAATCTTAATTTATCCAAAAGAGAGATAGCTTTAGTAGATTAGTCGAAGGTTAGCTAGTGCTATTAATAGATTAGCACTGGAAAGTGGAATCTGGTAATGCAAAATAAAACAAGCACCAccaagaaaataattataactatattataACCACTACACCAGCTTGGCCTTAGCTTAGTTTGTTTTCCTAATTAATTACTATACTTTCTCTATTCTGTTTATTAACTGTGAATTGTGATCATAATGTAATTTGCCGGATTATGACCAAAATCCTACAATCTTTACAGTACTTGTACGAAAATTCAATCTGACAATGATCGAATACAAAATTCTATATAATGTCATCACTGGAATTGATCCTAATTTCTACCATTCCTCGACATCCCGTAAATGAAGCGAGAGATTAATACTGAATGAAGAATTCGGTAGTTGTAAGAATGTATAATACAGTGGACAATAGAATTGTTTGGTGAGCCTGAGTGCAGTCTTGGAGTCAAACGTGTCACAAAACACATCACACATTAAATTTAGAGTAACATCACTTTTATCATATCCTTTTGCCGCCTCCACCGTCTCAGTTGACTCAGTAACTGGAAACCACATAAATTGAGAGTTTGCTTAACTTAGTGGCTGATCTAAACAGATTATTAATGAAAGAGTAGCATCAGATAACGTTACACCACCATAAACTAACCTGATAGTCATCTTTTCCAGTTGTCAGGCGGTTCGTTCGCCTTATAATTCATTCTATCAACTAACCGACCTTAATTATCTATTGCCCCACGCTCTACTGAAGGCTTGACATGTGAAACTAGCATGAAAAAGAAATCGATAAAATGTTGTGGCCATAATGTTTGAACAATAGAGCAATGCAGCACTAAATGTGTGTGGCATGGATAACAGCAAATCCACTTACTGCACGGTTTAGTTGTTTTGTTGCTTAAAATACGAGCTGTGAGATCTTTTCTACAGAGTAGCAATGGCACATGTTACATGATATTCATCATTCACCATATAAAACAAATGCTGCAATTGTAGAAAGAATGTACCTCTTCAGGTGTTTTGATACACAGAATATTTTTAGTACTTTGATTTACGATGGCCAGTGCAGAGTCTTGATTCTGGTGCACACTCTCTATGTAGCTTGTACATACGAATAAGGTATTTTGGTAGTAACGACATACTGTTGGAATTTGGATGGCCTAGCTCAACTGACTCAATAGGAATCACACATATAATCACAATCAGAGGCAAGAGGACCGCATATTAGAGCATATGCAACAGCAAAAGATAATAGTTACTCTGTCAAACAAATTAACAGGTTGATGGAGTTCTTTATTAGTCAACTAATGAAATTGAAATATGCCAAATTGCCAATCCTTTTAATTGATGGAGTTGGTTATCAACTGATGACCATCAATTTCACTGATAGATCAGTAGCTACTCTCAGGCCACCGCATAAGTTGAAGTCTATCAGTTCGTTGTTTCCCCTGACAAATCAATATGCATTGCTgcttaaaaaataaagaaaaagtcaATTTGATGTGGGTAAAAATTAACTCCATCTTATAAATTGATGTACGGAATGCTCTAAGGACGCAGGTCTGATTAACTGCTGTTGAGAAGCTTATTAGGTGTGCCACAAGTTCTGACAGCTGCTTGAAACTGTGCATTCTTTTCCGGCTTTGCCTGCATGGCAAGCGGTGTTCTGAAAAATGATTAAAATCGCAGCTTCGAAGTACTTGTCACATAATCaagtaaaaaatatcaattttttttctcatattGGTCAATAATTGAATTAGGATCACTGGTATTTCATGTAACATTTCACTCTAAAATGCCAAATCCAATGAGACCATACACCTGTCTGTGAGCTCCCCTCTCCATCCGCCCTACTATGACTGCTAAATTCTACATTACCCTGCATCAAATGCTATTTCATGTAGCATTACACTCTAAAACGCCAAATCATGTTACATTTTGTAGTGATTTTTAGACCTAAACGCAAAATGATGTAGCGTTTTCTGTGGAAATCAAGATTCCGGATTATCTGGCGCTAATAAATGATGTTTTTAGCTATTTTCCACAACTATGATATTTTGGACATATATGAACAAATTGTGATATATGGGACCTTTTCTCTGAAATTGACATGTTGGAAAAATTCTAATCAAGAAAATATCAAATTGTGATATATGGGACCATTTCTCTAAAATTGATGTGTTGGCGGGCATAAAACCGTGCCTGAAACGGCAGATCAGATAATATACATGTTGGGTTTGCTGGCATTCAAGTAATTGTAGaaactgaatttgatttttcttaaaGATTTTTGCATGTGGATGtattttgagagagagagatggtacTACTAAAATTCTTAAGAGTCGGTCTAGGAATGAAGGAGTGGACCTAGGATTTTGGCGACAAAATAGTTAGAGAAAAATATGGCATTCAAACAGTTGCTCCTTATTAGAGCTAGATTTGCAttgttctatttttaaattttgaaatgcttTTCACTCATCTCATCTCTCTCTGACATCTTTAACAAACTACTTCTTCACATATTACTCACAAATCTCACTGTATTCATTTATTTGTGATATACTTGTATGGCTGTTATCAACAATGGCTCAAGAACAAAACCACAGTAGTAGTGGGGGCTGTACTAATGGTGTTGCCAGATCTTCGAAAAAGTTTAAGCAAAATAAAGTGCCACAAAGAGGACTCGGTGTTGCACAACTTGAGAAGAttagactagaagagcaacaaATTTCACCTAGCAATTCCTCTTCTTGCTTGGCTTCTCCAACTGATCACCCTTCATCCAGTAAACCATTTACACCACCATCCATAATTCAGAGGAGTACTGATGTTCGGCCTAATTCAATCTCGGAGCTGGTATCAAACAATGGGGGTGAATGCAGAATGGGGTGGCAAGGCATTTCAAGCGCAGGGCGTGGTAGTTGGCCTAATTCACTGAATGATGAATACAATCTTGGAGGGGGTATCGGTCACAAGGTGGATCATCAGGTGTCAAATGCTTTACTTTCAAGTGTAAGATCACAACCATTTCATGGAACTTGTCCTTCCTCCATGGTTAGCTATGTCAAATCTCATTTTGTTTATTCATTTTATCTCTGTTTTCGGGTCGTGATCCCTTTGTTGAGACTGAAGATGCAACTGAGTGAAATTGCAGGTGAATGTGTCAGTAGGAAATTCATCGTCATCTGTCACGAATTTTTGGACGGAGCCCCCTTCAAACCAAAGCCATCGCAGCAACAAATCCCAACCATTGTGGCCAGATGAAGAGATGGTAAGCTTCTCTTGCTATTGTTCAGTGGAACTATTCCTGTACTGTTTTTATATGCCTATGTTAGttcagtttttataattgaGTTCTAAGAAATGAACCTTATTCGGGAGTGGGAAATTAATCTTGACGATGAACAGATGATTGGCTTGAAGCGATCTTAccccttctctgtagatgatgcaCCAGTCCCCGCTTTCAACTGCAAATTTCCTCCTGCATATTTATCCGACATTCCTACAACAGATGCATCAGCATCATTCAAGAATGATGGTACATTTGCTTTTGAACAAGCCAATCCAGTTCTAAGGTGATCTTGGTTTTGATCAGTAGATTCTACACTGGGAATACGAAGGCAGTTACGTGTGCTAACAGTTTGTTATTTCACCTCAGAGAAGACTCGTCTG
This genomic window contains:
- the LOC108224568 gene encoding uncharacterized protein LOC108224568, translating into MAQEQNHSSSGGCTNGVARSSKKFKQNKVPQRGLGVAQLEKIRLEEQQISPSNSSSCLASPTDHPSSSKPFTPPSIIQRSTDVRPNSISELVSNNGGECRMGWQGISSAGRGSWPNSLNDEYNLGGGIGHKVDHQVSNALLSSVRSQPFHGTCPSSMVNVSVGNSSSSVTNFWTEPPSNQSHRSNKSQPLWPDEEMMIGLKRSYPFSVDDAPVPAFNCKFPPAYLSDIPTTDASASFKNDGTFAFEQANPVLREDSSGTGGVPKYKKKIIKENGGYNGDFLTLAPPIPKDPPSYLGYYIPELPDFDALPYQGGQDNLVHWPRQIPSVEHNGQSMLTISHSSDVVESVDLNLKL